The genomic segment GGCCAGTCCCCGCATGACTGCCAGCACCTCGCCCACCAGCTCCGGGTCAAGGGCCGAGGTCACCTCGTCGAACAGCATCAGCTTGGGTCGCATGGCCAGGGCCCGGGCGATGGCCACCCGTTGCTGCTGTCCGCCGGAGAGCTGCCCGGGGTAGGCGTCCGCCTTGTGCGCGAGCCCCACGTGGCCGAGCTGCTCCAGTGCCCGCTTGCGCGCCTCCTCCTTGGGGACGTCCAGGACCTTCTCCAGGGCGATGGTGATGTTCTGGCAGGCGGTCTTGTGTGGGAACAGGTTGAACGCCTGGAACACGATCCCCATGTGGGTCCGGACCTCATCCAGGTTCGTCCGGATGTCGGTGATCTCCTTCCCCTGGAACCACACGGTGCCCTCCGTGGGTATCTCCAACATGTTCACGCATCGAAGGAGGGTGGACTTCCCGGACCCGGACGGTCCGATGATCACCTGGACCTCGCCCGGCCGAAGTGTGAGGTCGATCCCCTTCAGTACGTGGTTCGTGCCGAACCACTTGTGGATGTTCTCCAGGCGGACCAGCGCGCCGTCGTCGGGCATGGTGCCGGCATTATGGCCTCCCGGTGCCTGTTGACCCAAGCCCATGCTCATGTCGATCACCCCGTCCCGAAGCCGCCGGCGATCCCGACCAGGCCGCTGCGCAGTCGACGCTCCACCGCGGTGACCAGCCGGATCAGGGGAAGCGTCACCACCAGGTACCCGATCGCTGCCGCGACGAAGAACGTGCCGTTGGTGAGCGACGCATAGCCGTCCTCAGCCACCGAGAACAGCTCCCGCTGCTGTGGGAGCAGCCCCAGGATGACCACCAGCGCGGTGTCCTTGATCAGGATCACGAACTCGTTCATCAGGGGCGGGATGACCCGGCGCACCGCCTGGGGGACGATGACGTAGCGCATCGACTTGAGGTACCCCATGCCCAGCCCCCGGGCGGCCTCCAGCTGCCCCCGCTCGAGGGACTGGATGCCGGCCCGGAACACCTCGGACGCGTACGCTCCCGTGTTCAGGCTGAACACGAGCAGGGCCACCTTGTACGAGCCGACGTTGACCCCGAGTCCCAGGCTGAAGGCGAAGTAGAAGAAGGCCAGCTGCCAGATCAGTGGGGTGCCCCGGAAGAAGTTCACGTACACACGCGCCGGCGCCCGCACCGCTCTCTTGTCCGACAGGGAGAGCATCGCCAGGAGCAGGCCGATCACGACCCCGCCGACCTCACCCCCCAGCGCCAGCAGCAGTGTGTTCTTGGCTCCGGTCAGGAACGCCCGAACCCACACCCCGTGGACCAGGGTGAAGTTCAGCTCGTTGCGGACGAACGTGAACATGCCGTGCCCCGACCGGAACCAGAGGACGAACCCGGCCAGCGCAAGCGCCTGGATGCCGAGAATGGCCCCGGTAAGGGCGTGGCTCCGCCTGCGTCGCGTGTCCATGCGGCGGTAGACGGAGAACCCCAACGCGATGGCCCCGAGGCCCAGGGCGATGGCCAGGACGAGGACGGCGGTCTCCGTGGTGGAGCGCGCCCCCATGACGATGTTGCAGATGCCCTCCGCTCCCTGGATCCCCGTGCCCGGCAGGGCCGGGTTCGAGGACGGCACGAAG from the Actinomycetota bacterium genome contains:
- a CDS encoding amino acid ABC transporter ATP-binding protein, producing MVRLENIHKWFGTNHVLKGIDLTLRPGEVQVIIGPSGSGKSTLLRCVNMLEIPTEGTVWFQGKEITDIRTNLDEVRTHMGIVFQAFNLFPHKTACQNITIALEKVLDVPKEEARKRALEQLGHVGLAHKADAYPGQLSGGQQQRVAIARALAMRPKLMLFDEVTSALDPELVGEVLAVMRGLAEEGMTMMVVTHEMGFAREVGTRMIVMEDGQIVEQGNPREIFANPQNDRTKKFLAAVL
- a CDS encoding amino acid ABC transporter permease, encoding APRSAGPPVFGERPWKEEAMAVATAEPTVPEPRVPPDVRGPTAPVPLATLVAGIMALALVVLGTIGVELYANIKGGPLTPACHAAGLEHFVPSSNPALPGTGIQGAEGICNIVMGARSTTETAVLVLAIALGLGAIALGFSVYRRMDTRRRRSHALTGAILGIQALALAGFVLWFRSGHGMFTFVRNELNFTLVHGVWVRAFLTGAKNTLLLALGGEVGGVVIGLLLAMLSLSDKRAVRAPARVYVNFFRGTPLIWQLAFFYFAFSLGLGVNVGSYKVALLVFSLNTGAYASEVFRAGIQSLERGQLEAARGLGMGYLKSMRYVIVPQAVRRVIPPLMNEFVILIKDTALVVILGLLPQQRELFSVAEDGYASLTNGTFFVAAAIGYLVVTLPLIRLVTAVERRLRSGLVGIAGGFGTG